In one Pempheris klunzingeri isolate RE-2024b chromosome 8, fPemKlu1.hap1, whole genome shotgun sequence genomic region, the following are encoded:
- the LOC139205861 gene encoding sialic acid-binding Ig-like lectin 15: protein MDVRLIYSTLVLLVPLIGAALGSGDDGWSMRVESEVPAVEGYPVVLPCTFGHPQHSQHSSLQVLWRLGHGQGATVLYRCTSRPGAPTCEPGPQQDQRYRLEGNPREHDLSLRINSVTLQDGGRYYCRVEVQGREHISFEDKMGTRLRVEAPPKILALTVEGTEQSGYRAVCRVQGSPLPDIQWIGPDDLLEGSPAGPLAQGSRYHTVSQLRDVEPGRQYTCSASNPRGREHATLYVVAPRARPPVAGASPALLLLLSLSVGAKVLLLVGTGVWVVRGGALHRVCCWWK, encoded by the exons ATGGACGTTCGGCTGATCTACAGCACTTTGGTTCTGTTGGTACCTTTAATAGGAG cagCGCTCGGCTCCGGGGACGACGGCTGGTCCATGAGAGTGGAGTCGGAGGTCCCAGCCGTCGAGGGCTACCCGGTGGTGCTGCCCTGCACCTTCGGCCACCCGCAGCACTCCCAGCATTCCTCCCTCCAGGTGCTGTGGCGTCTGGGCCACGGCCAGGGCGCCACAGTCCTGTACCGCTGCACCAGCCGGCCCGGGGCCCCCACCTGCGAACCGGGGCCCCAGCAGGACCAGCGCTACCGGCTGGAGGGCAACCCGAGGGAGCACGACCTGTCGCTGCGGATCAACAGCGTCACCCTGCAGGACGGCGGGCGCTATTACTGCAGAGTGGAGGTTCAGGGGCGGGAACACATCAGCTTCGAGGACAAGATGGGAACCCGACTGAGAGTGGAGG ctcctccaaagatccTGGCTCTGACCGTGGAGGGCACCGAGCAGTCCGGGTACAGAGCCGTGTGCCGGGTCCAGGGCTCTCCTCTGCCTGACATCCAGTGGATCGGCCCGGACGACCTGCTGGAGGGTTCTCCGGCCGGCCCGCTGGCTCAGGGCTCCCGCTACCACACCGTCAGCCAGCTGAGAGACGTGGAGCCGGGCCGGCAGTACACCTGCAGCGCCTCCAACCCGCGGGGCAGAGAGCACGCCACCCTGTACGTCGTGGCCCCCCGAGCCCGGCCGCCCGTGGCCGGGGCCTCACCggctctcctgctgctcctgtcgCTGTCTGTGGGGGCGAAGGTCCTCCTGCTGGTGGGGACGGGGGTGTGGGTGGTGCGGGGAGGAGCTCTGCACAGAgtctgctgctggtggaaatAA